The sequence ATTAGTCGAGTTCTCATTTGATGTGCGGTGCATTTTGTTAATTTcctccaatatttcaataattttacttgtaaaaaattgtaatttttagtgttctattttatagacaaaataaaaaattgctaaaaacgtacatgaacagtgcgcgcTTGTCCCccgcagcaaaaaaaaaaaaaaaaaacaatacgcAGACGCAGCAATAATAAGTTTGATCCAAACCAGTACTATATGTgtttacaaatttgaaaattacgTGATATTATGACTGATATAGATAAGCTTGTTTCATgcctattaaaaaatataaatgcaaatatcatattgataaataaaagcATCAttcaataattgtttttaaaagctAACATGGACCACACCACATCACATCAACACTTTGTAAAAAGTTTGCAAGATTGTTTGGGTCTCTCGCATTTACTCTTCTTTTAAATATGGTAAGAGGATGTCACAGATTGAGAAAAcatgggagttttttttttttttttaatggtttagccacataaagaaaatactaaaatatgatagaatttcataatttatggtaataaataagagagagaaaactaaaacaTTAAGTAAGATAGTGTTTTTTAAATAGTTAGATTGCTTAGAGATTTACGATAGATAAAATgtgtaatttttgtaaaattacatcaggtataacttgaatctatcactatatatatatatatatatatgtatgtatgtatgtatgtataaaattGCTTTTTACATTCTTGGTTTtgtgtaattaattttttttcccattgttGGACTTTGTTTCTACTAATGCAAAAGCAACTAAATTTGTGCAAAAATACCatatttataatcaattttttctcatataaatcttagaaaactgacatcaaaatttcattatacttgaataattaattaataaaccacttaaaataaataattttaaaatttatatttatttatcatattagcaatctttttaattatatagAATATATACCACAATGTAGGTTATAAATATAATGTTACTACATTGATTATAAATATGGTATTTTTGCACAAATTTAGTTACTTTTGGATTAGTAGAAACAAAGTCCAAcaatgggaaaaaaatattttggcatgtgtattaagagcatgaagaacatgcaattcaacggttagattttcaaaatatgtagtaatgtttattttattgagtaaggatgtaatcttaagttacaaccaattttgtaattaaactttgaccatacatatataatttcaaccaaatgtaatttactattcgattcataaactaatcttttatgcattattttaaactataaaaatttgaatttaaacaatttattgatgacatagctattaattttttatcaccttgaaattttctaaagtatggagaatatacaaagataatgttATCTAACGGTGAGTTTGACAAAACTTGCAGTCAATTAAAAACTATTTgtttgtgtaatattgtttaaaattacaCTAGATAAAACTTGAATccaacattttatatatatagagagagagagagagagagagagagagagagaggactttttcaaaaattccgAAACATAAAAGATGAACCAAACTTACTTGAAGTTAACTTATATACGaattgtttatgattttttttttaaatttttttttaaaattttttttttgggtatcaCGCGTAGTGGGTTTACAGCACCCCACTGGGCCCACTCTCGTATGGGTGGACAACCCCTATGTGAATGAGGTGTAGTACATCCCATTGATACGAACTACCACCTCCTAGTAAGTGGGATTTAGTTAATAACTACGATGGTCTTGTAAATTGTCGCCTTACCTAATCATTTGTTGTATGTGATTAGAATTTAGAAGCGATGCATTGGGGTCTATTGTATCAAGTTAGCTCTAATGAAGCTTGATTTcatgtaaaaatataatataatatataatatataaaagttgaaacgtaatatttattattattatactcattttgacttttgagtcacatcaACATAGAACTTCGGTCtaccttaatttattttagtattcaGTCCATTTGATCAACTTTGATCCATTTCGATTCTAATTCggtctattcagtccattttggactaattaggtcttaaattgattctttttgtaaattgcatcatcagtttttgACTCAAAAATAGCATTATACTTAcatttagaaaggaaaaaatattctACAATtctaaacaataatttaaacttactgTAATATGGAATGTGGGTGAACTTTACATtacattcttataaaataattatattacatttttccCGTCCATTTCCgattagtaataataataataccacCTCCTTGTTAACAGACTGTGCATCACATATTTTACTATCATCTCTTCCCTCACCAGCTTAAGGTCTCATATAATGCAAATGCCATATACCAAAAGTGAAAtaatgacatttaaaaaaaacaatcatattCAAACAATTGCAAAGAGATATAGCTCATTGTGACATCCAGGGCTTTCGTATTGGTCAAGTGTGATGCAGTTCGGCCTCCTGTTGATCCTTGAATCAGCCCAAAAATAAGATTTATGCATCTTATGGTAAAAGAAATGCAAGATTATGCTGCTGCAGCGACTCACCTTGTTGCCTGAAATTAAGCTGGGAggagatgaagaaaaacataTTGCAAAATCAGTCTTTTAACTCCTCTGTGCACTGCACTCCATTAACTAGTCTACAATTTCATCTTATCCAGTCAATTTAGAAATGAAAAGATTGGAGACCATGTAGATCAAAGGGAACACCAAACAGTCCTACAAACTCACAACAAACAGGAAGCAAAACAAATTTAAGGACAcacactaaaattttaaaaagagggaaaaaaaatccttgaacattcattcattaaaatatcaataatGCACAGGCAACTATATGGAAGAAAAATACTTATATTTTCATGTACAAAAGAATGCACGGAAATATAGAATCGCAATAGAATACTGCTGCTTACACTAGTTTACATACAACAATTACAACCTCAACCCAAGTAAGTCTTGTCTTCAACCAACTTCTCTGTTTTCTTTCCATTATCCTCTCTTTCTATATGGCAGTTGGAAAGGTGGGCCTTCATCAAAATTATGGCCTCAAAGTgtgaaaaatcagatctaataAAAGATAACTTACAGCTTTTGCCTGAGAATGGCAAAATTTCATGTTATTTGTCGCCCACTGCTCTCCATGTTCACGAGAAAAACTAAGTTATCTGTTCTTCTTTCAATCGTAAACGTGCTATAGGCTGTTGTTCATTGTTCCCAAGACCCATATTGTTAATTAAGGAATGCTTCTCAGGCAGAACTTTGTCTGGTTTTGACTGTAATGCAATGCTGTTGGCTGTGTTGTGGCTGCTACTTTTAGCAGCTGGTATGTCATGATTATGCTTGCCCTCATATGTTGATATGACAACTTTAGGATCTGATGAAGCCCTCTCAACGTGTTTACGGACGTTGCATCCTACAGTTGTGCATTTATAATACCTTCTGTAGATCAGAAAAAAGATGCATAAGGAATTTCTGGAAAAACAATCCAGGTAGCAAGGAAATAACACAATCATTAAGGATAAATTAATTAGATACAACAGAAGCACACTTCACATCAACAGAATACAAAAAAGCAACTAAAGAGCTCTTATGAAACAAAAACTACATACTCTAGAAGAATCCAAATTGTTGTTTTCCTACGTATTTAGGTAAATGATTTGGTTGAGACATTGATCTGAGTCCCACAGGCTGAGGTGATGCACATAGTTTGCAGGTTACACATGCATCCATGGGGATTAAACTCAAATGGGCCAGGAATAAATACCCAAGCGTACACAACAATAGCCAAGCCTTATTCTCAACTCCCAAAAGTTTTTGGGTTgactatggatcctcaacacaCACATGCGGCGCACTAAACAAGCATGAATAATAACagtaatataaatttatgaCTAAGAGTTCTGAAATGTTAGGGAGTGGAGTGTAAGAAAGCAATCATAAGATCTCTCCCTCCCCCACCCCACCCTCAACCGTCCCTAACTCCCTCTCTTTTCCCCTTCCTACCACTGGCAGTCCCACATATTCCTTCTCTCTCTACCTATTGTTTTTAAGAAAGCAATCATAAGAGTTGATGAAAGAGAGGCAAAGTGATATAAACTTGTGGCTGAGTTTTCAGGAAGTGTTAGGGGCGGCTGAAAGCttgaatatattataaaaaccatttttttctcattgaCAATTTTTAACAGAACATCTATACTATCAATTTATAATCATCTTCAGAAGGATGGTGTGCACAGATCTTAGAATCAGCAAACACTAGAGTTCTATCAAGAGATAGCAATCAAAGATAAGACAAGTAATATTACCTTGGATTAGGATTTCCTTTGACAACTTTCTGTCCATATTTGCGCCACCTATACCCATCATCTAAAACATCCACTTCACTAGTTGTCTGCACCATGATCCTAGGCTCTGTGACAGTCCTATGTGAAAAAGCTGGCTCTGAAACCCTGACCTCTGTACTCCTGCATAAGGAACAAAGATCTgttagaaattataaaaattgcCAGTTAGGCAGAAGCAGATAgatatttagatttttaaagAGAGAGTTAGACGTACTGTCTCTCTGCTTCAGGttcatcttcatctttttcATCTACTCCAGTTTCAGCATCATCCACTACCTCGCTTTCAGTCGTACCAGATAAGTGTTTAGGTGTAGCTTGGCTCGATTCCTGATCCTTCTTTGACATTAAATAAAGACCTGTCTCTTCTTTCAACTTGTTCAAATTCCCACTTTGAACTAGGCTAGCAAAGTCTGGATTTCCCAGATTAGAATTTCCAGTATCTTTTGCACGCTTCTGAGGTAGTTCATGGTTGTGCTGCCCCTTGTAAATTGTTTTAGTTACTTGGCCATCAAGAGAGCGCTCAACCTTTTTCTTGACGGGACAACCTAAAGATATGCATTTGTAATAGCTTTGAAGAAATTCACTACCTTTCACTTGCTTCAGCCCATATTGCCGCCAGTTGTAGCCATCGTTAAGAGGATTATCAACAGCAAATGTAGAAGGTTGGGATCTCTGATCAAAATGAGAGAAATCAGATGATTGATTCACAACGCCAGAGTCTGGTATCGAGGGTGGCACCTGCTGATGTGCAGTTGTATTGGTAGTAAAGGCTGGAAGCTGTGTTAATGATGTAGCAGGCGCTGCCGATAATGAAGATGAATAATCAGCTTGAATATGCACATGGGTATGAGCTTGTGCAGCCTGAGCTGTGACCTGAGCCAGAGCTTGCTGGTGAGTCATCCCCAAGGGTCCCTACTCGTCTCATGAATCACAAAAATAAGAAGCCACTACGAGAATGAGTTTTGACTTCTAAATAGTAATATATTTGGAATTGGAGGTTATAAAGCACAATCTAAGAAGCACATACTTCAAAATGGCCAAAGGAACTTGTATTTGAAATTTATCTGGTATGGAGGTGTATTGGATAGatatcaaaaaataagaaaattctcCTTTTTTATCCACAATAAAGTTGGGATGCAGCTTAGTATATGCTTGGATATGGGATGACTACATTTGGGGATGAAAAGTGAACTTTCTAAAggacaaaaaggaaaaaagaatccAAAAGTAGAATACAAGATCTAGTATTTTAGACAGCTAAAAACCTTCAAATTTCTACAAATATCAGGCATGGATCATGGGCCATGtgctctttttaactttttaaattttaaattagctTGATTATCTTATGCCTTTTTTATTGATGAGTTACACAAGCAGCCAGTGGCAATTTTCATACCTTTTGATCTTCATTTatctttaaactaaaaattagcAGAATACAtgctttaaaaattatatattaattaattaatgtgtcCCTTTCAGAATATATCCTCGATATTTCCAAAATTGCAGTATCATTTTATCTGTATCATATTGTACCTTTATACCATATCCATGCCAGTTTTTTGTACAACAAATTAAACTGCTTCATCatgaaaaagtttttattttttaattttaagaaaaataaatttatccttgTTCAAATTGCATTGATATAAGGGTTTTACTAATATAAGCCCTTAGGCATAcattagtaaaccattttaggTAACTATTTAAGGGAAAATGAAAAGGTGGCTAACTTTTTTAatagctttttcaatttctcataaaaagttttttaaaatagacCGGACCCTTAATATAAACCATACAAACCTCTTACCCATGAATAACTTCACAAACATTCATTTGAATTCATATGTTCCTCTTTTTTGGTAAGGGTTAGGCATTGAGGATTCTAAAGAAAACATCTTAATCCTTAGAAGCAAAATCAATATAAGCCTAACTATCACTCGTACTCTCAAATATCAGAAGAATATATTGGAGGTTAGCCTCTTCAGCTTAAGTTGGAGTGCTTATCTTGGGAGTTGAAAAAACATCACAAAGAGATAACTTAGGTTCAtttactagaaaaaaaaataccattcaCTAAATTAATGAACATGCTTATTAGCtaagaattcaaattttattcaGATTCCATATCAAATCCTCCGATGGACACCTTCAATAGGATCTTTGCAAAGAATGAATGGCTATGATAAAGTAGCAAACTTAGGATTTCAAGGACATATTAGAGACCCCCATTACAACGTCACATATGTATAtgaagcaaaaacaaaataacccAATCTTAATTTGGACATGGAAATAGGACTCCAATATCTGCTTAGAGTTATACATTGCAGTGCATTTCAGTCATGATTTCAATCACAGTAACTGTTTTATAGCAAGAGTTAAAAGTGCTTAAGTTTGCGGCTAGTGCTAAAGGTGATTAGGCAATAGGTAATAACTGTTTCTGAAATGCAATTGAGATTATTAGAGTCTAGAGAATAttttagataattagttaggtTAATCAATTATAGGATTAGTTCAATCAGTTCACAGAGTTGTGTGTATAAATAGGACTTTTGAGCCTCTGAAGTAATTCATTCTGAGTTTTCatgttttgttttggtaaaaacTGAGTGTGAATTCAATTCCttctaaactctctctctctctctctctctctctctctacaactTTTCGAGGTATTAGAGCTAGAATAGGGCAGGCTAGAAAGTGATGTCAATCAACACAATGGACCAAACATTGTTGGACTGACTCAATGAAAAAATGGTGACACAAACTAACTAATATCGGAAGCTTTCCATTTTCCTCACTATTAATATTCATGCTCCCAACAAATACTAGAAAGCGAATAAGGGGAAAAATGTTATTTgttttgcaataaaattaaTAGTAGCTTTAGTATTTTTCTATAAAGACAAGAGATACTCAATAGTTGCAAATTAGTGTAACTCTACTGTCCAAGTTCTTACACTCCTAACCATTCATAGTTTAAATAAGGACGCAGCTTGGCTCTATTGCTCCAATGCATTGGACCCGATACGATATAGACACGTGATTACATCGTGTCAGGTCCAGTGCACAGGAACATTAGACCCAAACTTTTACCCTTTGAATAAAGGGTTCAGATTTTTCCACCTCataattatttaaacaaaatttgattatCACACCACTATTTTGATTTTCCAGTTTAAGATGTTGATGATGTGACAAAATTTGAACCATTCATTTAATTACGAACGGATAAGATTTTATGAACTGATTAACGAATTGATTATCCtatacaataatataataataaaaatccaatCCATTTCCCAAGATATCAAATTCCAAGAGGTTCAaattttctcggcaaccaaacaggAAAAAGTAACAAACATACTAAAAAAGTACAACAAAAACCATTTCTACAAAGCCAAATAACTTTCCCAAAGTACCCTAAcgaaagtaaactaaattacaCAAACTGCCacaagcaaccaaaaaaaaaaaaaaacccaaaaacactGAGAATTACCTGACCCAGCGAGTCAAGGAAGCCAGCGGGGATGAGTCCGGGCGGAACTGTGAAAATCGACAACGGCGATATCGCCAAACCCGTCGGCCGGTTCTGCTGAAACCGGAACTCTTCCTCTCCACCGCCGCCGGAGAAGGACTTATCATCGTCTTTTCCACGTCCACCGCTGCCACCGCCTCCTCCTCCAACATCTTCGACAGCcataggaggaggaggaggaggaggcaAACTCGGCCGCTGAGCCGCCGGAGAAGTCATAGCTCCGGCGAGGAGCTGAGAGAAAGACTTGCAGTCATCGTTATCGTTGAAAAAGCTGGAAACAAGAGTCATGGGCCCCGGGCTAAAGCCCAGCCCACTTAGGCCCAAGCCCGACCCACTACTATTCCCACCGCCGCCGCCACCTCCTCCGCCGCCGTTGAATATAGTTTCCATCGAAGTTCGCGGCGGAAGAGTTATCGTGGGACGTaacaacgaagaagaagaagaagaagaataagacgCCGTTAGTTTTAACggtaaagaagatgaagaagtagaagaagaaaacgaCGTCGTTGACGGTGGTTGTGGCtgttcttctctctttcccatttgatttttcccaacaaaaatgaaaaaacaaacaaacaacctcaaacaaacacaacaactttAATATATCAGAACTCTCTCATATCATACGTATGTgtctgttgttttttttttttttttttttttttgtggggaaAAGCTCTTTGCTTTTTTGGATCTGAATTTCAGCAAAAAGTCCACGCCGCAGATACGGgaaaaaaaatgccattttataatttttttttattttttattttttgtttaataaaaatttagttgCAATCTAATTGGTTATTTAACAAATGGATTTACTCCcatcagaaaaaagaaaaaaaaaaagagagtgagtgAAATGACGGATTAGTCCTCAGAGACTTTATGGGAAGAGGAAGTTTGATGTGAAATTGCCAAGTGTAAAAATGGTATGGAGGCATGAAGCAGGTGAGTTAATTGGTGATGAAGTCTATGATGTGGCAAAAAAATTGTTGGgcaagttttatatatatatatatactatattagttgtattattattattttaaatggtCATGATAGCTTGTGAGTTGTCACACTTTGCCTATTgtttgagtttatttatttatttattgattttttgttttttttatagctaaAAGTCACAAAGTGAGGATATAGTAGATGAGTAAATATTCAATCTTGTAATTATTTGGATATTTTATGGAAGTGTATAATTTTAGGTAACCTCATTTGCTTTTAAATGGGTATGAACAAACTTTATAAAAAGCATATTTTCTAAATACACTTatttaactctctctcttttggatTAAGatcctttaaaattttaagatattaCTTTTTAAGGTGAAACTTACATAAATAATGTTATCTTTTTCTAAATattattgattaatttattcGTATAGTCGAATTTAACGAGAGAATATTGTCTATACTATTTAAGGAGTTTTATCTAAGTTTTGTcatgttttttctttctaattctaAAACAAAGTGGGTGGGACCAGGCGAGCTAGTTTGATGCGTGGGGCAAAGGGCATGTACTGCTCCCTTTTCTTGATCTAGCATTTTCTTCTCCTTCGTAGTGAATCACCCACTCAAAGAAGAGGCAGGCCTGCACATCCTATTTGAGACTGCTAAGCATAAATATTCACCTGTTAAAGatatggttttttcttttttgtggacAACGGACaaatgcaatatatataaaGTGATATGAGGAACATTGGTGTGGTGCCGATTGTTAATCCTCATATGCTTAAGTTAGTAATTACTATTTGTTCCGGGAactagtagatttttttttttttggtaatcttAACGCGTACCTTAATTTGAagtttttaaatcattttatgataaaGAAGTAAAGAACTTTATAGGgcatcaatttttaaatctttgTTGTCATAGTTTATAAGAGATAACGATTGTAAATGTAGGCATGATTCTAAGAACATGATTAATATACGagttgattgctttttttttttttatgggtaaatCAAGCTGAAGTCATTCTTGCTCTTTCTTGACCTTTCCAAATTGAACTGTTTCTATTAAAATTATGATCGAGCTAAGCAAGTGTTAGATGAACTGAAGCTATATCAATATGGGTTAGTATTAactaagaaaatcaaaatttaccaatgttttccaacaaaaatttgtcaaggtaatattttacaataaacaAGAACTACTTAAAAATGTTCATATCCAGCTAATTTTTTGTaagcaaaatttcaaaaccctTTTAACAGACATGAAGCAGATCTCAAGGACAAATCAATTACTATATAAAAGACATGTTGAGTTTAATAAATGAAACGGTGTGCTTCATTCCAAAATAGAACTGTTAATTATATAAGTATGGAGGGAAAATTCTCAGGTAGttccggagtatagtgaaatggtgctccctcctctcacattcatgataaaccctaccataaatttaatgagcgAACTCCACCttgaatgtgagaggaaggaTCATCATTCTCCGTGCTCCGGAAGTACCTAATAATTACTTAGTATGAAGCTCAATACCCTCTTATTAAGCAATCACAATCACAACGTTACACACATGTCAGAACTCAAAGGACCAGAAAATATCTGGTTAACTATTTTTTTGTCATTGTTGGGCAAACTATAAAAGCCAAAACTCGTGCCATGACTAAAGGCATAGTGGACAAAATGTCTTTGTGAATatacatggaaaaaaaaactatttaataataataaaatagggATATGACAAATATTATTTAGACAGAAATATAAAGGATTTCGTGtccaaaaaaaactttatcaagTAACACTATTTAAATAGACTAATCAAGAAGTTAGATCGAGTGGTGAGGATTTTGAGTGAGCAATGTCGTTTTCCTATGATGGAAGAATGTGATAAACAAATGATAACCTCATGAGAGGTATTGGACCACTAGGGTCTAGTACACgaatccttcattttttttttttaaaggtgttTTTTAgttgttgaaaattttagaaaaatactATAAGATGTCATTTTATAGTAGGTTGACAATAAGTTTTAGGACTAGTGTTCTTGTGTAATAGACATAAGAGAATACAGACATATAACAAGTGGTAGACACGAATAAATATTCTATTGATCGAGTCCAGTTTATAAGAGTACACAACTTAAGTTGTGTCTATAAGAATGTAGCAGATAAATCGATTGAACATGTTAACATTGTCATAACTCTTAGTAGAGTATTCGCATCAATTCGTGTaaaaattcatgtttattttagcgtaagaatttattttttctattttacatatttattttttaaaattttcaatactaaattatctattttatattatattttattaaaatattaattttttttaattattttaattgtttattttttttacctacaCCCTCTTTTTTCGTCTCGaaatacataaagaaaaaacaaacaattaaaaacaaacaatgTCAGTGAAAATATAAAGACTGATGATTGATTTTTACAGTCAAAgttgtaaaatataattttcaccTATTAACACTTTGTGTATAGGACTAGGGCTAGGACTAGGACCATCCTATTAAGCTACAGAAGAAAgtaccaaacaaataaaaagtaaaggCAAGCTTTGATGAAAATTGTACCGTATCATCGTCGGCAAAATAACAAGCACACAGTAAATGTGCctctttaaagaaaaagacaGTACCAATGTGGCGTCTTGACTCTTTACACTGACACTTCTTGTTTCTAGTCCAAAACCACCCTCACAATGTTTCACATTTTTGTGGTATAAATGGTTAGCAAGGTGTATAATGcaaggacaaaatgggaaaggactatacttaatttttaaattgagtttaatactaatatatatttgtgtCATTGGGGTATGTAGCTGTAGACCCCAAGTGGTAGTTGCAATGGAAGTATTCGGTTGTCCATTGATGGCAACCTGCAGTGTTCGTGCTGTGCACGTTGGGGCACAGAGTCTTTGCGTGGGCCAACCGGCCAAGAAAgacaatggagagagagagagagagagggggagacAAAGtatcaactttttttgtttttttatttgagagacTTTTATTTTAACCTACTCTTGatgataattctttattatAAAGTCAAGATATTACTCGATTATTTGTGTAGACAGagattgaatttaaaatattttattcaatcattaaatactttactagttgagttaactagaacccacttaTGATTctgtttaatgagtttgttcCTTATCAACTTAAGTAAAGGGGGTATGGTGCTCCATAAttgtatttctttcttcttcttcttcttcttcttcttttatatat comes from Castanea sativa cultivar Marrone di Chiusa Pesio chromosome 3, ASM4071231v1 and encodes:
- the LOC142629275 gene encoding putative WRKY transcription factor 3, which gives rise to MGKREEQPQPPSTTSFSSSTSSSSLPLKLTASYSSSSSSSLLRPTITLPPRTSMETIFNGGGGGGGGGGNSSGSGLGLSGLGFSPGPMTLVSSFFNDNDDCKSFSQLLAGAMTSPAAQRPSLPPPPPPPMAVEDVGGGGGGSGGRGKDDDKSFSGGGGEEEFRFQQNRPTGLAISPLSIFTVPPGLIPAGFLDSLGQGPLGMTHQQALAQVTAQAAQAHTHVHIQADYSSSLSAAPATSLTQLPAFTTNTTAHQQVPPSIPDSGVVNQSSDFSHFDQRSQPSTFAVDNPLNDGYNWRQYGLKQVKGSEFLQSYYKCISLGCPVKKKVERSLDGQVTKTIYKGQHNHELPQKRAKDTGNSNLGNPDFASLVQSGNLNKLKEETGLYLMSKKDQESSQATPKHLSGTTESEVVDDAETGVDEKDEDEPEAERQSTEVRVSEPAFSHRTVTEPRIMVQTTSEVDVLDDGYRWRKYGQKVVKGNPNPRRYYKCTTVGCNVRKHVERASSDPKVVISTYEGKHNHDIPAAKSSSHNTANSIALQSKPDKVLPEKHSLINNMGLGNNEQQPIARLRLKEEQIT